The following coding sequences lie in one Synergistaceae bacterium genomic window:
- a CDS encoding transposase, with translation MSAKDYKKNPSKYLGKPRIPTYREKGGFFVVPFTRQSIAFNTRNVPRGYLRLSGTSVLIKTKQKEIQAARLVPQDRNHIKVEILYEIECPDVRSNGGIASIDLGINNLATIVYPNSRTEIINGRPLKSINQYYNKKLAETRSKNAKREHQTRREVNLISKRRNKINDYLHKASRYIVNQLVSNDVTELVIGYNARWKQDIKLGRAGHSRKEGNQRFQFIPFYKFISMLTYKCALAGILVTTNEESYTSKCSFLDNEEVCKHAEYKGKRIKRGLFRASDGRLINADVNGALNILKKYVEKVVRNKEEILNSLDLIEVCSTPSVYTVKLVA, from the coding sequence GTGTCAGCCAAGGACTACAAGAAAAATCCGTCCAAATATCTTGGCAAGCCACGAATACCGACTTACAGGGAAAAGGGAGGATTTTTCGTAGTACCATTCACGAGACAATCTATAGCATTCAATACTAGAAATGTTCCCAGAGGATATTTGAGGCTGTCAGGCACATCTGTATTGATTAAGACTAAGCAAAAAGAAATTCAAGCAGCAAGACTAGTTCCACAAGACAGGAATCACATAAAGGTAGAAATTCTTTATGAAATTGAGTGTCCAGATGTAAGGAGTAACGGGGGAATCGCGTCAATAGATTTAGGGATAAATAACCTTGCAACGATTGTATATCCCAATTCGCGAACCGAGATAATCAACGGACGGCCATTGAAGTCAATAAATCAGTATTACAACAAGAAACTGGCTGAAACACGCTCTAAGAACGCCAAGCGCGAACATCAGACAAGAAGGGAGGTTAACTTGATAAGCAAACGGCGGAATAAGATAAATGATTACCTTCACAAGGCTTCTCGCTATATTGTGAATCAATTAGTTTCCAACGATGTAACCGAGTTAGTGATAGGCTACAATGCGAGGTGGAAACAAGACATAAAATTAGGCAGAGCAGGCCATTCAAGAAAGGAAGGCAATCAGAGGTTTCAATTTATCCCATTCTATAAATTCATAAGTATGTTGACATACAAATGCGCTTTGGCTGGAATATTGGTAACTACGAACGAAGAAAGCTACACGTCTAAATGCAGTTTCTTGGATAACGAAGAAGTGTGCAAACATGCGGAATACAAGGGGAAGCGAATAAAACGAGGATTATTCCGAGCATCTGATGGAAGATTAATAAATGCAGATGTAAACGGAGCATTGAATATCTTGAAGAAATATGTGGAAAAAGTAGTCAGGAATAAAGAGGAAATATTAAACTCTTTGGACTTGATAGAGGTGTGTAGTACGCCATCGGTTTATACCGTAAAACTCGTAGCATAG
- a CDS encoding IS607 family transposase — protein sequence MKLSEYAKKNSITYQTAWNHFKSGKIPNARRLPTGTVVIDENPRANVKDYVIVYARVSSSENKSNLDAQADRLIQYCEALGLTVSEVVKECASGLNDSRPKLSKIFRDRKATKIVVEHRDRLTRFGFNYIELLYPECEIIVVDPCEDKQDLFEDFISLVTSFCARIYGRRRSRRKTEQIIEALNDTE from the coding sequence TTGAAATTAAGCGAGTATGCCAAGAAAAATTCAATAACCTACCAGACAGCATGGAATCATTTTAAGAGCGGGAAAATACCGAATGCCCGACGGCTTCCAACAGGTACAGTTGTTATTGACGAAAATCCACGAGCTAACGTAAAAGATTATGTGATAGTCTACGCACGAGTATCAAGCTCCGAAAATAAATCCAACCTTGACGCACAGGCTGACAGACTAATCCAGTACTGTGAAGCTCTTGGATTGACTGTTTCAGAAGTCGTAAAGGAATGTGCCAGCGGCTTGAATGACAGCAGACCAAAGTTGTCAAAGATATTCAGAGATAGAAAGGCTACAAAGATAGTAGTTGAACATAGAGACAGATTGACACGGTTCGGCTTCAATTACATAGAGCTTCTTTATCCAGAGTGCGAGATAATTGTCGTAGACCCTTGCGAGGATAAACAGGACTTATTTGAAGATTTCATATCATTAGTAACGAGTTTCTGCGCTAGAATTTATGGCAGACGGCGTTCACGCAGAAAAACAGAACAGATAATCGAGGCACTTAATGATACTGAGTGA
- the argC gene encoding N-acetyl-gamma-glutamyl-phosphate reductase has product MMKKIFIDGSAGTTGLRIYERLSSRRDIQLITLTEETRKDINARRDALNVADIAFLCLPDDAARESVSLVSNEATAIIDTSTAHRVSPGWVYGLPELDGQRGKISASKRIANPGCHATGFIALAAPLVQAGIVAKNETLTCFSLTGYSGGGKKMIAQYEDSKRDSLLDAPRQYGLSQSHKHLPEMTQVSGLEVPPVFCPVVAPYYAGMEVTVSLHGKNIQAVKDCYRDYYHGGLIHFAENSDEGGFISAGKFSGRDDLEISVYGNDERIILVSRFDNLGKGASGAAIQNMNILLGIDETEGLNV; this is encoded by the coding sequence ATCATGAAGAAAATATTTATTGACGGCAGTGCAGGGACAACAGGACTCAGAATCTATGAGCGTCTCTCTTCCCGCAGGGACATTCAGTTAATCACCCTCACGGAGGAAACACGCAAGGACATCAACGCCCGCCGGGACGCGCTGAACGTGGCGGATATTGCGTTCCTGTGCCTGCCTGATGACGCGGCGCGGGAGTCGGTCTCACTCGTCAGCAATGAGGCAACAGCAATCATTGACACGTCAACAGCCCACAGGGTGAGTCCGGGATGGGTTTACGGACTGCCGGAGCTTGACGGCCAGCGGGGGAAAATTTCAGCCTCAAAGAGAATCGCTAATCCCGGGTGCCACGCAACTGGCTTCATTGCGCTTGCGGCTCCCCTCGTTCAGGCGGGAATAGTCGCAAAGAATGAGACTCTCACGTGCTTTTCGCTCACGGGGTACTCAGGCGGTGGAAAGAAAATGATTGCCCAGTATGAAGACAGTAAACGCGACTCCCTTCTTGACGCTCCTAGACAGTACGGGCTGAGTCAGAGTCATAAGCATTTGCCCGAAATGACTCAGGTGTCAGGGCTTGAAGTCCCCCCGGTGTTCTGCCCTGTTGTAGCTCCGTATTATGCCGGGATGGAAGTTACTGTATCATTGCACGGGAAAAATATTCAGGCCGTAAAAGACTGCTACAGGGATTATTATCACGGCGGACTGATTCATTTCGCGGAAAATTCCGATGAGGGCGGATTCATTTCGGCGGGGAAATTTTCCGGGCGCGATGATTTGGAGATTTCTGTTTACGGGAATGATGAGCGGATTATTCTCGTCTCACGTTTCGACAACCTCGGCAAAGGTGCTTCAGGGGCGGCAATTCAGAACATGAATATACTTCTCGGCATTGACGAAACCGAGGGGCTTAACGTTTAA
- the argB gene encoding acetylglutamate kinase, translating to MKATERAEILVQALPYIRKYAGKIVVVKYGGNAMTSESLKQQVMEDIVLLRLVGVNVVLVHGGGPEINSLMDRLGKKPEFVDGLRVTDQETIDIVQMVLAGKVNKSLVGLLETKGGRAVGLSGIDDRLIQAKFKDERLGLVGEITKINPDCVYDLLAKNYIPVISTIASGDNGEIFNINGDTAAAYIAGALHAERLIMMTDIAGILRDPKDPSTLIPEITVSEAQALKESGVITGGMIPKADCCIKAIKEGVNKVIIMDGRVPHSILIELLTDEGAGTMFLP from the coding sequence ATGAAGGCAACGGAACGCGCTGAAATTCTCGTGCAGGCTCTCCCGTACATCAGGAAATACGCGGGGAAAATCGTAGTCGTGAAATACGGCGGTAACGCTATGACAAGTGAAAGCCTCAAACAGCAGGTGATGGAAGATATAGTGTTATTGCGGCTTGTCGGGGTGAATGTCGTACTCGTTCACGGAGGCGGCCCGGAAATCAATTCACTGATGGACAGGCTCGGAAAGAAGCCCGAATTTGTTGACGGACTCAGGGTAACAGACCAAGAGACAATAGACATTGTGCAGATGGTTCTTGCCGGAAAGGTCAACAAGTCGCTTGTAGGTTTGCTTGAGACGAAAGGCGGAAGGGCGGTTGGACTCTCAGGAATTGACGACAGACTCATTCAGGCGAAATTCAAAGATGAGAGGCTTGGACTCGTAGGGGAAATCACGAAAATCAATCCCGACTGCGTATATGACCTCCTCGCAAAGAACTATATCCCGGTAATCTCGACAATAGCAAGCGGGGACAACGGCGAAATCTTCAACATCAACGGAGACACCGCCGCGGCATATATCGCAGGGGCATTGCACGCGGAACGCCTAATCATGATGACCGACATAGCCGGAATCCTGCGAGACCCTAAAGACCCGTCAACCCTAATCCCCGAAATCACAGTGTCAGAAGCGCAAGCCCTCAAAGAGTCAGGCGTGATTACGGGCGGAATGATTCCAAAGGCTGACTGCTGCATTAAGGCAATCAAAGAAGGCGTGAACAAAGTTATAATTATGGACGGCAGAGTCCCTCACTCAATACTGATAGAGCTTCTCACGGATGAGGGAGCCGGCACAATGTTTTTGCCCTAA
- a CDS encoding acetylornithine/succinylornithine family transaminase, which yields MNIQETDREYVAGTYARFPVTITAGKGSLVTDIDGKDYIDLTSGIAVNSFGVCDDVWYKAICEQAAKVQHMSNLFYTEPCAKLAEMLCKRTGMSKVFFSNSGAEANECAVKAARKYAADTKGPDYNTVITLKNSFHGRTIAMLSATGQDHYHEAFRPLTPGFVHAEANNLEYMKVLADAHKTAAIMIECVQGEGGVVPLTEEYVKGVAEFARENDILLIVDEVQTGNGRTGRLYSYMNYGIQPDIVSTAKGLAGGLPLGATMLGDKVKDTLKPGDHGSTFGGNPVACAGAVSILGRIDDTLMAGVREKSKYLFDTFTGAPGIEAVTGMGLMMGLKTTKPAKDVVNECISEGVLCLTAKDRVRLLPALNIPDDLLSKAAEVIKKCCA from the coding sequence ATGAATATTCAGGAGACAGACCGCGAATATGTAGCGGGAACTTATGCCCGTTTCCCCGTAACAATCACCGCCGGAAAAGGATCACTTGTTACGGACATTGACGGAAAAGACTATATTGATCTGACATCGGGAATCGCTGTGAACTCGTTCGGAGTGTGCGATGATGTATGGTACAAGGCGATATGCGAACAGGCCGCCAAAGTTCAGCACATGTCCAACCTGTTTTACACTGAGCCTTGCGCGAAACTTGCGGAAATGCTCTGCAAGCGCACGGGAATGAGCAAGGTATTTTTCTCGAACTCAGGCGCGGAGGCAAACGAATGCGCTGTGAAAGCAGCACGAAAATACGCCGCCGACACCAAAGGCCCGGACTACAATACAGTAATCACCCTCAAGAATAGCTTTCACGGACGGACAATCGCAATGTTATCCGCTACGGGGCAGGATCATTATCACGAGGCGTTCAGGCCGCTGACACCGGGATTTGTTCACGCTGAGGCGAATAATCTTGAGTACATGAAGGTTCTTGCCGACGCTCACAAGACCGCTGCGATAATGATTGAGTGCGTACAGGGCGAGGGCGGAGTCGTCCCGCTCACTGAGGAATACGTGAAGGGAGTCGCCGAATTTGCGCGTGAGAATGATATTCTACTGATTGTTGACGAGGTTCAGACGGGCAACGGCAGGACGGGCAGACTCTACAGCTACATGAATTACGGCATTCAGCCCGATATAGTGTCAACGGCAAAGGGACTCGCGGGCGGTCTTCCTCTCGGAGCGACAATGCTGGGCGACAAGGTGAAAGACACCCTCAAGCCCGGGGATCACGGCTCTACGTTCGGCGGGAATCCTGTGGCCTGCGCGGGGGCTGTGAGCATTCTCGGAAGGATTGACGATACACTCATGGCCGGAGTCAGGGAGAAGAGCAAATATCTTTTCGACACGTTCACGGGCGCACCCGGAATTGAGGCTGTTACGGGAATGGGTCTGATGATGGGACTCAAGACGACAAAGCCGGCCAAAGATGTCGTGAATGAGTGCATATCTGAGGGAGTCTTGTGCCTCACAGCGAAAGACAGAGTTAGACTCCTTCCTGCGCTGAATATCCCTGATGATTTGCTCTCTAAGGCCGCTGAAGTCATCAAAAAATGCTGCGCGTAA
- a CDS encoding 3-phosphoglycerate dehydrogenase: MLAPKERKIFCLNNISPTGLANFRKGYTITDDMNEAAGILVRSADMKTMNFPEGLRAVARAGAGVNNIPIEKCSESGIVVFNTPGANANSVKELVIAGLLLASRDIYGGISWVKENANDSDITKLAEKAKKNFSGHEIKGKTLGIIGLGAIGVQVANAAVSLGMNVIGYDPYLSLKSAWMLSPSVKHADTPEEVYAVSDFITIHVPAMDSTRHMINADTIAKMKQGVKILNFARDVLVDENAVRDAIISGHVAKYISDFPNTLSANIPGAVVLPHLGASTEEAEENCAMMAVQQLQDYLDSGNITNSVNFPEINAGTCGAEARVAILHRNIPAMLSGITSFFGTNGLNIENLINRARGQYAYTLVDISHKMPDDTTERLREINGVLRVRRVKERS; this comes from the coding sequence ATGTTAGCACCGAAAGAACGCAAAATTTTCTGCCTCAACAACATATCACCCACAGGGCTGGCGAATTTCCGCAAAGGCTACACGATTACGGACGACATGAACGAGGCCGCCGGGATTCTTGTCCGTTCTGCTGACATGAAGACGATGAATTTCCCCGAAGGACTCCGGGCGGTCGCTAGGGCAGGCGCGGGAGTCAACAACATTCCTATAGAGAAATGCTCAGAGTCAGGGATTGTCGTCTTCAACACTCCGGGCGCGAACGCAAACAGCGTGAAAGAACTCGTGATAGCCGGATTGCTTTTAGCCTCGCGGGACATTTACGGCGGAATATCATGGGTCAAAGAGAATGCGAACGATTCCGACATCACAAAACTTGCGGAGAAAGCCAAGAAAAATTTTTCCGGCCATGAAATAAAGGGAAAGACTCTCGGCATAATTGGACTCGGTGCTATAGGAGTCCAAGTAGCAAACGCCGCTGTGAGTCTGGGAATGAACGTTATCGGATATGACCCGTATTTGTCGCTCAAATCCGCGTGGATGTTAAGCCCTTCAGTGAAACACGCTGACACCCCGGAGGAAGTTTACGCAGTCTCAGATTTCATTACGATACACGTTCCGGCGATGGATTCAACCCGGCACATGATTAACGCTGACACAATCGCAAAAATGAAACAGGGCGTTAAGATTCTGAACTTTGCGCGTGATGTTCTTGTTGACGAAAATGCCGTGAGGGACGCAATAATTTCCGGCCATGTCGCAAAATATATCTCCGATTTTCCCAACACTTTAAGCGCGAATATTCCGGGGGCTGTCGTCCTTCCTCATTTGGGAGCGTCAACGGAAGAGGCCGAAGAGAACTGCGCTATGATGGCCGTCCAGCAGTTACAGGACTATTTAGACAGCGGGAACATCACAAACAGCGTGAATTTCCCGGAGATTAACGCGGGGACTTGCGGAGCTGAGGCAAGAGTCGCAATTTTGCACAGGAATATACCTGCAATGCTTTCGGGGATAACATCATTTTTCGGGACAAACGGACTCAATATCGAGAACCTGATTAACCGTGCGCGGGGTCAGTATGCGTATACGCTTGTTGACATATCGCACAAAATGCCGGATGACACGACAGAGAGATTACGCGAGATTAACGGAGTGCTGAGAGTGAGACGGGTGAAAGAGAGAAGCTAG
- the serC gene encoding 3-phosphoserine/phosphohydroxythreonine transaminase — MSRVFNFSAGPAVLPEEVLRTAQAEMLEYGNSGMSVMEMSHRSKDFEEILFTAENDLRTLMNIPGNYRVLFLQGGGCTQFAMIPMNLMKHKSADYIITGQWSKKAAQEAKIFGDVHIVASSEDRNFAYVPDFSGLKLSPDSDYVYICQNETVHGTTIRTLPDTGDKPLVADISSMFLSEPLDVSKYGVIWGGVQKNVGPAGVTIVIIRDDLITDDVMPFTPTMLKYKIHADNKSLYNTPPCYNIYICGLVFKWLLKLGGTEAMHKINREKAALLYDYLDGSKMFHGTVDKKDRSLMNVPFVTGDKNLDAEFVREAEKAGLRNIKGHRSVGGMRASLYNAMPLEGVKALVKFMAGFEETHKC; from the coding sequence TTGAGCAGAGTATTCAATTTCAGCGCGGGGCCTGCGGTTTTGCCTGAGGAAGTTTTACGCACAGCCCAGGCGGAAATGTTAGAGTACGGCAATTCGGGCATGTCAGTAATGGAGATGAGCCACAGGTCAAAAGACTTTGAGGAGATTTTGTTCACGGCGGAAAATGACCTGCGTACCCTCATGAACATTCCCGGAAATTACCGTGTATTGTTCCTTCAGGGCGGAGGCTGTACACAGTTCGCGATGATTCCCATGAACTTAATGAAGCACAAATCAGCCGACTACATTATCACCGGGCAATGGTCAAAGAAAGCCGCCCAGGAAGCCAAAATATTCGGGGACGTTCACATTGTCGCAAGCTCTGAGGACAGGAATTTTGCCTACGTCCCGGACTTTTCCGGCCTGAAACTTTCGCCCGACTCAGACTATGTATATATATGCCAGAATGAGACAGTACACGGCACCACAATACGCACCCTTCCCGACACAGGAGACAAGCCGCTTGTCGCTGATATATCGTCCATGTTCCTTAGCGAGCCTCTCGATGTCAGCAAGTACGGCGTAATCTGGGGCGGTGTGCAGAAAAACGTAGGCCCGGCAGGCGTAACAATCGTAATCATACGCGATGACTTAATCACAGATGACGTTATGCCCTTCACGCCCACTATGCTGAAGTACAAGATTCACGCCGACAATAAATCGCTCTACAATACGCCCCCGTGCTACAACATTTATATTTGCGGACTCGTCTTCAAGTGGCTGCTGAAACTCGGAGGAACTGAGGCCATGCACAAAATCAACAGGGAGAAAGCCGCCTTGCTTTATGATTATCTTGACGGCTCTAAAATGTTTCATGGGACTGTCGACAAGAAAGACCGCTCACTAATGAACGTGCCTTTTGTTACAGGGGACAAGAATCTTGACGCGGAATTTGTCCGGGAAGCCGAGAAAGCCGGACTCCGTAACATAAAGGGACATAGATCCGTCGGAGGAATGCGGGCATCACTGTATAACGCAATGCCGCTTGAAGGGGTTAAAGCCCTCGTGAAATTCATGGCCGGATTCGAGGAGACTCACAAATGTTAG
- a CDS encoding apolipoprotein A1/A4/E family protein has translation MEEYVTLQMHDVQLERIEALMERNMARQEAIASDIKGELKALNAKIDNAEQRLDAKIDGVEQRLDAKIDSVKSELNARIDGLDAKIESVEQSLNAKIDGVEQRLDAKIESVKNELNAKIDNIEQSLNARIDAVEQRLEAKIDSVKNELNAKIDNVEQSLNAKIDSVKNELNAKIDATAQSLNIKIDGVEKRLETKIDGVMEAVTITNSRIDDLVSKNSNNIALWAIFAAVSGILMTTIVGVYQLFVR, from the coding sequence ATGGAAGAATACGTAACGCTTCAAATGCACGATGTCCAGCTTGAACGAATCGAGGCACTAATGGAGCGCAACATGGCGCGCCAGGAAGCTATAGCCAGCGACATTAAGGGAGAACTCAAAGCACTTAACGCGAAAATCGACAATGCAGAGCAGAGGCTTGACGCAAAAATTGACGGCGTAGAGCAGAGGCTAGACGCAAAAATTGACAGCGTGAAAAGCGAACTCAACGCTAGGATTGACGGTCTCGACGCAAAAATCGAAAGCGTAGAACAGAGTCTTAACGCAAAAATTGACGGCGTGGAACAGAGGCTTGACGCGAAAATCGAAAGCGTAAAGAACGAGCTTAACGCAAAAATCGACAATATAGAGCAGAGCCTTAACGCCAGAATCGATGCTGTTGAACAGAGACTCGAAGCAAAAATTGACAGCGTGAAGAACGAGCTTAACGCAAAAATCGATAATGTAGAGCAGAGCCTTAACGCGAAAATCGACAGCGTGAAGAACGAGCTTAACGCGAAAATTGACGCTACAGCACAGAGCCTCAACATCAAAATTGATGGTGTAGAGAAGAGACTCGAAACAAAAATTGACGGTGTCATGGAAGCGGTAACAATCACAAATTCGCGGATCGATGACCTTGTCAGCAAAAATTCAAACAACATAGCGTTATGGGCAATTTTTGCGGCGGTATCCGGGATTTTGATGACAACAATTGTCGGGGTATACCAGTTATTTGTGAGATAA